In the Rhodothermales bacterium genome, ACACGCAACCGGCTCAGCGCCTAGGTCGTGTGGACATTTGAGCCACGACTCCCACCAGCCGATCCCATAGCCGTCATCTACCCCGACTGCTATGGCCCGCTACGCGATCTCCGATGCCACTTGGGAACGCCTCGCTCCGCTCCTACCCGGTCGAGCCGGTACGCCCGGCCGAAGCGGCGATGACAACCGCCGCTTTCTCGACGCCGTCGTTTGGATCGCCCGCAACGGCGGCCCCTGGCGCGACCTCCCCGCCGCACTCGGCCACTGGAACTCGGTC is a window encoding:
- a CDS encoding transposase; translation: MARYAISDATWERLAPLLPGRAGTPGRSGDDNRRFLDAVVWIARNGGPWRDLPAALGHWNSV